A stretch of Babesia bigemina genome assembly Bbig001, chromosome : III DNA encodes these proteins:
- a CDS encoding mRNA capping enzyme, large subunit family protein, putative yields MELKIPKKSGSAEPLPSPVDTAPKRRTPRVLTTRSNPLAIEGCSVFGVSNSAATVSGAVERLVRESMACTRDPLSVRCVFHIGRLMGLTQNRDIVLPVETECVLDNNDSKVAFIPEVPPTCINALYMDMFTNQAGGHRLAPDSDHVEVEIVSSSNVDQRTPGDALEGFHHTRIYRVPYSTDEGLRLSEMQCCDHNVLNTMHVYRPQSQYHYRLQTSSAVAKEDESDGVGLGMTLKLCFRYMRNYKTTAVSEEKLVRWELNIVDHWDVVLNDEMTQLPIERLFECFTTCLVSKHSDMSAFPFFDREVVEDGRRHYVQLSVHGSQLGKQFQRLTECKANRFGYIVSLVHSNLRMILDSFDSMSVDEVPTADFYPNLFGDTAEAVQFHYDTRKLVRQKGSAIEALRRHNNLVKRVMIACYVRRKDTVLDLACGHCQDLDKYATVGISHVMGIDISLSEIMEARRRYSEQLRGRRFRFKAEFHHGNLLDDRVYATYVRNKKFDVVSMQLAIHYIISDEASASMMLRHIHQALGDKGIFIGSTVCCNAIAKGLIANPPHQTSDDAGQRWDFGNSIFRVTMEDASMEKLFDAATGQPYPPDALISRLENQWGLKYHFFLMESIDASEYVVPWRSFAELCTRLGFRLLETFTFPEYMERAPALFRKLESSLTANVLENVLHHLRVMSTVEMSTEQREAFMLYRIFVFEKVTGRDRLYMQGVKIRRSS; encoded by the coding sequence ATGGAGCTAAAGATTCCAAAGAAGAGTGGCTCGGCTGAGCCGCTGCCGTCGCCAGTCGATACCGCCCCCAAAAGGCGCACTCCTAGGGTCCTAACAACTCGCTCCAACCCTCTCGCCATAGAGGGATGCTCGGTTTTCGGAGTTTCGAACTCCGCTGCAACTGTAAGTGGCGCGGTTGAGCGTTTGGTGAGGGAGAGCATGGCATGCACTCGTGATCCACTCTCCGTTCGATGCGTCTTTCACATTGGGCGGCTGATGGGTCTCACGCAGAACCGCGACATCGTCCTCCCCGTCGAGACTGAGTGCGTGCTCGACAACAATGATTCGAAGGTGGCCTTCATACCGGAGGTGCCTCCGACGTGCATTAACGCACTGTACATGGACATGTTTACCAACCAGGCTGGTGGTCACCGGCTCGCGCCAGACTCCGACCACGTCGAGGTGGAAatagtatcgtcgtctaaCGTGGACCAGCGCACCCCGGGGGACGCTTTGGAGGGCTTCCACCACACCCGGATATACCGGGTGCCGTACAGCACCGACGAGGGCCTGCGCCTTTCCGAGATGCAGTGCTGTGATCATAACGTGCTGAACACCATGCACGTCTATCGGCCGCAATCGCAATACCACTATCGGCTCCAGACATCCTCAGCCGTCGCTAAAGAAGATGAAAGCGATGGCGTCGGCCTGGGCATGACCCTGAAGTTGTGCTTCCGATACATGCGCAACTACAAGACGACTGCCGTGAGTGAAGAGAAACTCGTCAGGTGGGAGCTGAACATCGTCGACCACTGGGACGTTGTTCTGAACGACGAAATGACGCAGCTGCCCATCGAGCGGCTTTTTGAGTGTTTCACGACGTGCCTGGTCAGCAAGCACTCAGACATGTCGGCCTTCCCGTTTTTCGACCGCGAGGTTGTTGAGGACGGGCGTCGCCACTATGTGCAGCTATCTGTGCACGGTTCCCAGCTGGGTAAACAGTTTCAGCGGTTGACGGAGTGCAAGGCAAATCGGTTCGGCTACATAGTGTCGCTGGTGCACAGCAACCTCCGCATGATCCTCGACAGCTTCGACTcgatgtcggtggatgaGGTGCCCACTGCCGACTTTTACCCTAATCTTTTCGGTGACACTGCCGAGGCCGTGCAGTTCCACTACGACACGCGCAAGCTGGTGCGCCAAAAGGGCTCGGCCATCGAAGCGCTCCGGCGCCACAACAACCTGGTGAAACGTGTGATGATCGCGTGCTACGTTCGGCGCAAAGACACCGTCCTGGACCTCGCCTGCGGGCACTGCCAGGACCTGGATAAGTACGCTACCGTGGGCATAAGTCACGTGATGGGCATCGACATATCGCTGTCCGAGATTATGGAGGCCCGCCGCCGCTACTCTGAGCAGTTGCGCGGTCGCCGTTTCCGTTTCAAAGCGGAATTCCATCATGGCAACCTGCTGGACGACAGGGTGTACGCCACGTATGTGAGGAACAAGAAGTTCGACGTGGTGTCCATGCAGCTGGCCATCCACTACATAATCTCCGACGAGGCCAGCGCGAGCATGATGCTGCGCCACATCCACCAGGCGCTGGGTGATAAGGGGATTTTCATTGGCAGCACTGTGTGCTGCAATGCCATCGCAAAGGGCCTGATTGCCAACCCGCCGCATCAAACGTCGGACGATGCGGGGCAACGATGGGACTTCGGCAATTCCATCTTTAGGGTCACCATGGAAGATGCGTCGATGGAAAAACTGTTCGACGCCGCCACTGGTCAACCGTACCCGCCTGATGCGCTCATCAGCCGCTTAGAGAACCAATGGGGTCTGAAGTATCACTTCTTTTTGATGGAGTCCATAGACGCGAGCGAGTACGTCGTCCCGTGGAGGTCGTTCGCCGAGCTGTGCACCCGCCTCGGCTTCCGCCTACTGGAGACGTTCACGTTTCCGGAATACATGGAGCGCGCTCCCGCGCTGTTCAGGAAGCTGGAAAGCTCTCTAACGGCTAATGTGTTGGAGAATGTGTTGCATCACCTCCGCGTGATGTCTACTGTGGAGATGTCCACGGAGCAGCGGGAGGCGTTCATGCTGTACCGCATCTTCGTTTTCGAGAAGGTTACTGGACGCGACAGGCTGTATATGCA
- a CDS encoding membrane protein, putative: protein MQITVCRALLAAAAASCFGFKSAYAGYLDVATLITANKRLCLTEPIKKEMYTHIAVHAFDVRQEQGIAITIKEEGADKPIYEESNLIKHLSVSFTAIHGISVICCITAPHYDIYVGVSIKSGADARDYSIIAKSSHLDPVDAHLQNAIDEFSAFHKAQLTGSRSMDRTSKKAADAYYMLTKFAIANSVFVVISTICFILYFRSFFLSKKVM from the coding sequence ATGCAGATTACTGTTTGCCGGGCTCTgctcgctgcagcagcggccTCGTGTTTCGGATTTAAATCTGCCTATGCAGGTTACCTGGATGTCGCTACGCTCATCACCGCGAACAAGCGGCTCTGTCTGACGGAGCCGATTAAAAAGGAGATGTACACCCACATCGCCGTACACGCCTTCGACGTTAGGCAGGAACAGGGTATCGCGATTACAATTAAGGAAGAGGGAGCTGATAAGCCCATATATGAAGAGAGCAACCTAATCAAGCACCTATCCGTGTCATTTACTGCCATACACGGTATATCGGTGATCTGCTGCATCACTGCTCCGCACTATGACATATACGTCGGGGTTTCCATCAAGTCGGGAGCCGATGCCAGGGACTACTCTATTATCGCCAAGAGTTCCCACTTGGACCCCGTCGATGCACACTTGCAAAACGCCATCGACGAGTTCAGCGCGTTCCACAAGGCGCAACTCACCGGAAGCCGCTCCATGGACCGCACCAGCAAAAAGGCAGCCGACGCCTACTACATGCTTACCAAGTTCGCCATTGCAAACAGTGTTTTTGTGGTCATCTCCACCATATGCTTTATTCTGTACTTCAGAAGCTTCTTCCTGTCGAAGAAGGTGATGTGA